One Vespula pensylvanica isolate Volc-1 chromosome 1, ASM1446617v1, whole genome shotgun sequence genomic region harbors:
- the LOC122629191 gene encoding myotubularin-related protein 10-B, which produces MSVMESKSCNNFVSYVGIEELEMQQIDSSQRNSLIENNLKLLRGEVLVAKAQNVLMFLPVGDLKQGTSGILSVTNFKLSFITTDDSNGEDNNHQQNHLYGYTDTCLTNIDEIYLIVGDKKKKLLPGNLVPSKVKAIFITCKNLRTWSFSFKFSPLGHGKNILNALLHHAFPSRHHLLFAYDYTEPYYSSLDKGIRLFRNISDWQNEFERILSSEKAGQGWRLSTVNIKFQLCSSLPQYIIVPASLTNSQLTDAAKYFQGNRLPVWAWSNQHGAALVKIPELLPTITERIQENIMLENIRKSHPHKLPPIVIELSKDISVKSIAVGFSKFYSLCSPENIRQLWIQDNNFYSLLESTKWLKYVSYCLEKTVTACENLNSGYSVVLQEGEARDLCCVISSLIQLLLDPHFQTIVGFQSLIQKEWVASGHPFCDRLGHMMKPNSEKSPLFLLFLDCVWQLCQQFPAEFEFTETYLTTLWDAAHVSIFDTFIFNCEKDRTMAATDPNTPLILRSVWDWREQFNDQDILLFYNPLFNAYGKTLTEKTIVKPLYSISNLELWSQCYFRWIPPLVIHNGGGSHIDLYTRLLRNDINQLRLSIDRSCGSPIDKIGSYLLQMNIDSFYPFSSKRSGNTVSTPIISSTILATESLLDAQSLITVPD; this is translated from the exons ATGTCAGTCATGGAAAGTAAAAGTTGCAACAATTTTGTAAGCTATGTGGGAATCGAAGAACTTGAAATGCAG CAAATAGATTCTAGTCAACGTAATTCATTGattgaaaacaatttaaaacTCTTGCGAGGAGAAGTTCTCGTTGCTAAAGCACAAAatgttttaatgtttttaCCGGTTGGTGATTTAAAACAAGGAACTTCTGGCATACTTTCTGTTACTAATTTCAAGCTCTCTTTTATTACAACTGATGATTCAAATGGAGAG gataataatcatcaacaaaatcatttatatgGGTATACAGATACATGCCTGACAAATATTGATGAAATTTACTTAATAGTaggtgataaaaagaaaaaacttcttCCAGGAAATTTAGTACCGTCCAAAGTAAAagcaatatttattacttgtaAG AATTTGAGGACATGGTCATTTTCCTTCAAATTTTCACCTCTTGGGCatggaaaaaatatcttaaatgCCTTGTTACATCATGCATTTCCTAGCAGACATCATTTGTTGTTTGCCTATGATTACAC tgaACCATATTACAGCAGTCTTGATAAAGGTATcagattatttagaaatatatctgATTGGCAAAATGAATTTGAACGTATATTAAGTAGTGAGAAAGCAGGTCAAGGATGGAGATTGTCAActgttaatataaaatttcagtTATGTTCCAG tTTGCCACAATATATCATTGTACCAGCATCTTTAACCAATAGTCAACTAACAGATGctgcaaaatattttcaaggcAATAGATTACCGGTTTGGGCATGGTCAAATCAACATGGTGCAGCATTAGTAAAAATACCTGAATTATTACCAACAATTACTGAAAGGATACAAGAAAACATAATGTTAGAAAATATCAGAAAAAGTCATCCTCATAAATTGCCACCTATTGTAATTGAACTAAGTAAAGATATTAGTGTGAAATCAATAGCTGTAGGTTTCTCAAAATTTTACAGTTTGTGTTCTCCAG AAAATATTAGACAACTTTGGATacaagataataatttctattcgttATTAGAAAGTACAAAATGGCTTAAGTATGTATCATATTGTCTAGAAAAAACAGTTACAGCTTGTGAAAATCTTAATTCAGGATATTCAGTAGTTTTACAAG aaggAGAAGCTAGAGATTTGTGTTGTGTTATATCAAGTTTAATACAGTTATTACTTGATCCACATTTTCAAACTATCGTTGGCTTTCAATCTCTGATACAAAAAGAATGGGTTGCTAGTGGACATCCTTTTTGCGATCGTTTAGGGCATATGATGAAACCAAACTCTGAaaag tctccattatttcttcttttccttgaCTGTGTTTGGCAACTATGTCAACAATTTCCAGCAGAGTTCGAATTTACTGAGACATATTTAACAACATTATGGGATGCAGCTCATGTGTCAATTTTTGAcactttcattttcaattgtGAAAAAGATCGTACGATGGCAGCTACG GATCCAAATACACCACTTATATTACGTAGTGTTTGGGACTGGAGAGAACAATTTAATGATCAagatatcttattattttataacccTTTATTTAATGCTTATGGAAAAACTTTAACAGAAAAGACGATCGTGAAACCATTGTACAGTATCTCTAATTTAGAACTTTGGAGCCAGTGTTATTTCCGTTGGATACCCCCGCTCGTTATTCATAATGGTGGTGGAAGCCACATAGATCTTTATACCAGATTACTTCGGAatgatataaatcaattaagaCTAAGTATAGATAGGAGTTGTGGATCACCAATTGATAAAATAGGTAGTTATTTACTTCAGATGAATATTGACAGCTTTTATCCATTTAGTAGTAAAAGATCTGGGAATACTGTTAGTACTCCTATCATAAGTAGTACAATACTTGCAACTGAAAGTTTATTGGATGCTCAATCCTTGATAACTGTACCTGATTGA
- the LOC122629127 gene encoding DNA repair protein complementing XP-C cells homolog isoform X2 produces the protein MNNQPDDNSSESESEFFVSPNEIDLDSSFFEKKEKKSCVTLRKARTYENSDDSDEFNNVNDSNSVELFSQVLKNLENTQAICSQNENAEKLETVTDALTKQNKSKVVHAEKEKIHLSQHVHELLFEGEGKTFESDGNENYSEDENPNEASSSTNYTTPKEGVKITLPGTGIILKKKRHGPDLNTIIENRINQRLRANQILIHKVGILCWLAHGFHVNKVINDAEIMSASLSLIPVENLPKKRSDLKYLEKFVVWFKKKFVCKNKEEKEESITKEMFLKRLQEKEVLNYKELVFLCIALLRAMGLNCRLIISLHPPPLKLQRNQLFKVNPKEEKDKEKKKSDKPTKKEEENKKEKKTSTQHKVVLKNNETARKNAQLDARKRAAEILNERSTRSKSAKNKKTNTSNETIDTNNIKETKNSNSKQNETQKSINTDKTISNTVSKQLKLRKQMKTSSENNSLESTSKRKENVTTRSSSNRQKNKTVEEDSLEELDDSSENNESEEELPRLKKRNISKTKNDVKLIVKKQKKINKLSSDDEVSDLNNAKNYKNFWLEIYLESEENWISVNIMDEKVHCVEELYKAASSPVLYVIAWNIDGTLKDVTRRYCPHWLTVTRKQRIDEDWFSDTLRFWKEKKSTISTAEDKLLAQKELEQPLPKTIGECKNHPLYVLTRHLLKYEALYPPDCVPLGYLQNGEAIYSRHCLHVLSSRETWIKKARVVKPNQEPYKIVKALPKYDKE, from the exons ATGAATAATCAACCGGACGATAACAGTTCGGAGAGTGAAAGCgagttttttgtttctccaaatgaaattgatttgGACTCGAgtttttttgaaaagaaggagaaaaaaagttgcGTAACATTACGCAAAGCCAGAACTTATGAAAATTCTGATGATAGTGATGAATTTAACAATGTCAATGATAGCAATTCTGTTGAATTATTTAGTcaggtattaaaaaatttggagAACACCCAAGCAATCTGTTCGCAGAATGAAAATGCTGAAAAGCTCGAGACTGTAACTGATGCGTTAACAAAGCAAAACAAATCAAAGGTAGTACATgctgagaaagaaaaaattcatcttTCTCAACATGTACATGAACTTTTAttcgaaggagaaggaaaaacgtTTGAATCCGATGGTAATGAAAACTACAGTGAAGATGAAAACCCAAATGAAGCATCAAGTTCTACCAATTATACTACTCCAAAAGAAGGAGTTAAAATAACATTGCCTGGTACtggtataatattaaagaaaaagagacatgGCCCAGACTTAAACACTATTATTGAAAACCGAATTAATCAAAGGTTGAGAGCTAATCAAATATTGATACACAAAGTAGGAATCCTCTGTTGGCTTGCACATGGATTTCATGTGAATAAAGTGATAAATGATGCGGAAATAATGTCCGCATCATTGTCACTAATTCCAGTAGAAAATTTGCCAAAAAAGAGATCAGATCTAAAGTATctagaaaaatttgttgtatggtttaaaaaaaaatttgtatgtaagaacaaagaagaaaaagaagaaagtataacaaaagaaatgttCTTGAAAAGattgcaagaaaaagaagttttaaattataaagaattagTATTCTTATGCATAGCATTGTTGAGGGCAATGGGATTAAATTGTCGTTTGATTATATCTCTTCATCCTCCACCTTTAAAATTGCAACggaatcaattatttaaagtcaatccaaaagaagaaaaagataaagaaaaaaagaaatctgataaacctacgaaaaaagaagaggaaaataaaaaggagaaaaagacaTCTACACAGCATAAAGTTGTCCTAAAGAATAATGAGACTGCCAGGAAAAATGCTCAATTGGATGCAAGAAAAAGAGCTGcagaaattttaaatgaaagatcAACACGGAGCAAAagtgcaaaaaataaaaaaacaaatacttCTAATGAAACTAtagatacaaataatataaaagagacaaaaaattctaatagtaaacaaaacgaaacacaAAAATCAATAAACACTGATAAAACAATAAGCAATACTGTATCCAAGCAATTAAAATTACGAAAGCAAATGAAAACCTCaagtgaaaataattctttagaaTCTacgtcaaaaagaaaagagaatgttaCTACACGCTCATCAAGTAACAGACAAAAGAACAAAACTGTAGAAGAAGATTCTCTTGAGGAACTAGATGATAGttctgaaaataatgaatctgAAGAAGAGTTACCTCGTCTAAAAAAACGGAATATTTCCAAAACTAAGAATGatgtaaaattaatagtaaagaaacaaaaaaaaattaataaattatcctCAGATGATGAAGTAAGTGATCTTAACAATGCTAAGAACTATAAAAACTTTTGGcttgaaatatatttggaGTCAGAAGAAAATTGGATTAGTGTAAATATAATGGATGAAAAAGTACATTGTGTGGAAGAGTTATAT AAAGCAGCTAGCAGTCCTGTATTATATGTTATCGCTTGGAATATTGATGGAACATTAAAAGATGTTACAAGACGTTATTGTCCTCATTGGCTTACTGTTACACGTAAACAACGCATTGATGAAGATTGGTTCAGTGATACATTGCGGttttggaaagagaaaaaatcaacAATATCAACAGCAGAGGATAAATTATTAGCACagaa ggAATTAGAACAACCTTTACCTAAAACAATTGGCGAATGTAAAAACCATCCTCTCTATGTACTTACCAGACATTTACTTAAATACGAAGCCTTGTATCCTCCTGATTGTGTGCCATTAGGTTATTTACAGAATGGCGAAGCAATTTATTCTCGCCATTGTCTACATGTACTTTCCTCTAGGGAAACATGGATAAAAAAGGCTCGAGTAGTTAAACCTAATCAAGAACcttataaaatcgtaaaagcTCTTCCGAAATATGATAAG GAGTAA
- the LOC122629127 gene encoding DNA repair protein complementing XP-C cells homolog isoform X1, translating into MNNQPDDNSSESESEFFVSPNEIDLDSSFFEKKEKKSCVTLRKARTYENSDDSDEFNNVNDSNSVELFSQVLKNLENTQAICSQNENAEKLETVTDALTKQNKSKVVHAEKEKIHLSQHVHELLFEGEGKTFESDGNENYSEDENPNEASSSTNYTTPKEGVKITLPGTGIILKKKRHGPDLNTIIENRINQRLRANQILIHKVGILCWLAHGFHVNKVINDAEIMSASLSLIPVENLPKKRSDLKYLEKFVVWFKKKFVCKNKEEKEESITKEMFLKRLQEKEVLNYKELVFLCIALLRAMGLNCRLIISLHPPPLKLQRNQLFKVNPKEEKDKEKKKSDKPTKKEEENKKEKKTSTQHKVVLKNNETARKNAQLDARKRAAEILNERSTRSKSAKNKKTNTSNETIDTNNIKETKNSNSKQNETQKSINTDKTISNTVSKQLKLRKQMKTSSENNSLESTSKRKENVTTRSSSNRQKNKTVEEDSLEELDDSSENNESEEELPRLKKRNISKTKNDVKLIVKKQKKINKLSSDDEVSDLNNAKNYKNFWLEIYLESEENWISVNIMDEKVHCVEELYKAASSPVLYVIAWNIDGTLKDVTRRYCPHWLTVTRKQRIDEDWFSDTLRFWKEKKSTISTAEDKLLAQKELEQPLPKTIGECKNHPLYVLTRHLLKYEALYPPDCVPLGYLQNGEAIYSRHCLHVLSSRETWIKKARVVKPNQEPYKIVKALPKYDKLSGVKLVDRALELFGEWQTTEYIPPEAKDGIVPRNEYGNVDLFKKSMLPKGTVYIDLPGLNRIARKLNIDCASAVIGFKFGSMGAVPAFEGFVVCTEYEDILREAWETEQIEAAKRAREKRYKRIYGNWKRLIDGMRIKEKLAGKYKFESEKKSLTMIKRTKQKITDVKRQKMEDFS; encoded by the exons ATGAATAATCAACCGGACGATAACAGTTCGGAGAGTGAAAGCgagttttttgtttctccaaatgaaattgatttgGACTCGAgtttttttgaaaagaaggagaaaaaaagttgcGTAACATTACGCAAAGCCAGAACTTATGAAAATTCTGATGATAGTGATGAATTTAACAATGTCAATGATAGCAATTCTGTTGAATTATTTAGTcaggtattaaaaaatttggagAACACCCAAGCAATCTGTTCGCAGAATGAAAATGCTGAAAAGCTCGAGACTGTAACTGATGCGTTAACAAAGCAAAACAAATCAAAGGTAGTACATgctgagaaagaaaaaattcatcttTCTCAACATGTACATGAACTTTTAttcgaaggagaaggaaaaacgtTTGAATCCGATGGTAATGAAAACTACAGTGAAGATGAAAACCCAAATGAAGCATCAAGTTCTACCAATTATACTACTCCAAAAGAAGGAGTTAAAATAACATTGCCTGGTACtggtataatattaaagaaaaagagacatgGCCCAGACTTAAACACTATTATTGAAAACCGAATTAATCAAAGGTTGAGAGCTAATCAAATATTGATACACAAAGTAGGAATCCTCTGTTGGCTTGCACATGGATTTCATGTGAATAAAGTGATAAATGATGCGGAAATAATGTCCGCATCATTGTCACTAATTCCAGTAGAAAATTTGCCAAAAAAGAGATCAGATCTAAAGTATctagaaaaatttgttgtatggtttaaaaaaaaatttgtatgtaagaacaaagaagaaaaagaagaaagtataacaaaagaaatgttCTTGAAAAGattgcaagaaaaagaagttttaaattataaagaattagTATTCTTATGCATAGCATTGTTGAGGGCAATGGGATTAAATTGTCGTTTGATTATATCTCTTCATCCTCCACCTTTAAAATTGCAACggaatcaattatttaaagtcaatccaaaagaagaaaaagataaagaaaaaaagaaatctgataaacctacgaaaaaagaagaggaaaataaaaaggagaaaaagacaTCTACACAGCATAAAGTTGTCCTAAAGAATAATGAGACTGCCAGGAAAAATGCTCAATTGGATGCAAGAAAAAGAGCTGcagaaattttaaatgaaagatcAACACGGAGCAAAagtgcaaaaaataaaaaaacaaatacttCTAATGAAACTAtagatacaaataatataaaagagacaaaaaattctaatagtaaacaaaacgaaacacaAAAATCAATAAACACTGATAAAACAATAAGCAATACTGTATCCAAGCAATTAAAATTACGAAAGCAAATGAAAACCTCaagtgaaaataattctttagaaTCTacgtcaaaaagaaaagagaatgttaCTACACGCTCATCAAGTAACAGACAAAAGAACAAAACTGTAGAAGAAGATTCTCTTGAGGAACTAGATGATAGttctgaaaataatgaatctgAAGAAGAGTTACCTCGTCTAAAAAAACGGAATATTTCCAAAACTAAGAATGatgtaaaattaatagtaaagaaacaaaaaaaaattaataaattatcctCAGATGATGAAGTAAGTGATCTTAACAATGCTAAGAACTATAAAAACTTTTGGcttgaaatatatttggaGTCAGAAGAAAATTGGATTAGTGTAAATATAATGGATGAAAAAGTACATTGTGTGGAAGAGTTATAT AAAGCAGCTAGCAGTCCTGTATTATATGTTATCGCTTGGAATATTGATGGAACATTAAAAGATGTTACAAGACGTTATTGTCCTCATTGGCTTACTGTTACACGTAAACAACGCATTGATGAAGATTGGTTCAGTGATACATTGCGGttttggaaagagaaaaaatcaacAATATCAACAGCAGAGGATAAATTATTAGCACagaa ggAATTAGAACAACCTTTACCTAAAACAATTGGCGAATGTAAAAACCATCCTCTCTATGTACTTACCAGACATTTACTTAAATACGAAGCCTTGTATCCTCCTGATTGTGTGCCATTAGGTTATTTACAGAATGGCGAAGCAATTTATTCTCGCCATTGTCTACATGTACTTTCCTCTAGGGAAACATGGATAAAAAAGGCTCGAGTAGTTAAACCTAATCAAGAACcttataaaatcgtaaaagcTCTTCCGAAATATGATAAG CTTTCAGGAGTAAAATTAGTAGATAGAGCTTTAGAATTATTTGGTGAATGGCAAACTACTGAGTACATTCCACCAGAAGCTAAAGATGGAATTGTTCCTCGAAATGAATATGGAAATGtagatctatttaaaaaatcgatgcTCCCAAAAGGAACTGTATATATAGATC ttCCAGGATTAAATCGAATTGCACGAAAATTGAATATTGATTGTGCATCTGCAGTTATTGGTTTTAAATTTGGATCTATGGGAGCTGTGCCAGCTTTCGAAGGTTTTGTAGTCTGCACAGAATATGAAGATATTTTGAGAGAAGCATGGGAAACAGAACAAATTGAAGCAGCGAAACGTGCTCGTGAAAAACGTTATAAACGAATTTATGGGAATTGGAAAAGATTGATTGATGGTATGcgcattaaagaaaaattagctggaaaatataaatttgaaagtgaaaaaaaatctctaacAATGATTAAACGtacaaagcaaaaaataacCGATGTAAAACGTCAGAAAATGGaagatttttcataa